A genomic segment from Gracilinanus agilis isolate LMUSP501 chromosome 1, AgileGrace, whole genome shotgun sequence encodes:
- the LOC123239721 gene encoding probable acyl-CoA dehydrogenase 6, whose protein sequence is MSALTARSCSKGVSSLTRVPRADLKYGGQGLDFSHQIAMAEELGNITSLGISIAILLQTSMATPALERFGSEELKQRFLVPSIAGDFVACLGVSEPGAGSDVSNIKTRAVLQGGDYIINGSKMWTTSGSQADWMCLLANTSAGPAHLNKSLLCVPMNLAGIHVSRNIEKLGLHASDTVQVFFEDVRVPRQFLIGEEGQGFHYQMLQFQEERMSATALVLTPMANLIRQTADYARGRVLFNKPLLDNQVVHFRLAELATELESLRSLLYRAVGQYMRGLDVTKLVSMGKLKAGRLSREVTDSCLQYWGGAGYTHRALVSRLFRDLRITSIGGGADEVMLSIICKYMDTLPRTKSVK, encoded by the exons ATGAGTGCACTCACCGCTCGGTCCTGCTCCAAAGGTGTCTCATCTTTGACTCGGGTTCCACGAGCCGATCTTA AGTATGGCGGCCAGGGCTTGGACTTCTCTCACCAAATTGCTATGGCCGAAGAATTAGGGAATATCACCAGCCTGGGGATCTCCATCGCCATCCTCCTGCAGACCAGCATGGCCACCCCGGCCCTGGAAAG GTTTGGAAGTGAAGAGTTGAAGCAGCGATTCCTGGTGCCATCCATTGCGGGAGACTTTGTGGCCTGCCTTGGGGTCAGTGAGCCTGGAGCAGGGTCTGATGTTTCAA ACATCAAGACGAGGGCCGTGCTCCAGGGGGGCGATTACATCATTAACGGAAGCAAGATGTGGACGACGTCCGGGAGCCAGGCGGACTGGATGTGTCTGCTGGCCAACACCAGCGCAGGGCCGGCCCACCTCAACAAGTCCCTGCTCTGTGTGCCCATGAACCTCGCCG GCATCCACGTCTCCAGAAACATCGAGAAGCTGGGCTTGCACGCCTCGGACACAGTTCAGGTCTTCTTCGAGGACGTCCGCGTGCCCAGGCAGTTCCTCATCGGGGAGGAGGGCCAGGGCTTCCACTATCAGATGCTGCAGTTCCAAGAGGAGCGGATGTCTGCCACGGCCCTGG TGCTGACCCCGATGGCCAACCTCATCCGCCAGACCGCCGACTACGCCCGGGGCCGCGTCCTCTTCAACAAGCCCCTGCTGGACAACCAGGTGGTGCACTTCCGGCTGGCCGAGCTGGCCACCGAGCTGGAGTCGCTTCGCTCCCTGCTCTACCGGGCTGTAG GCCAGTACATGCGAGGCCTCGACGTGACCAAGCTGGTGTCGATGGGCAAGTTGAAGGCCGGCCGCCTTAGCCGTGAGGTGACTGACAGCTGTCTGCAGTACTGGGGCGGCGCGGGCTACACCCACAGAGCCCTGGTCAGCAGGCTGTTCAG
- the GNG11 gene encoding guanine nucleotide-binding protein G(I)/G(S)/G(O) subunit gamma-11, producing MPAVHVEDLSEKDKLKMEVAQLRKEVKLQRQQVSKCSEEIKKYIEARCGEDPLVKGIPEDKNPYKEKAGCTIS from the exons ATGCCGGCGGTCCACGTGGAAGACCTGTCGGAGAAGGACAAGCTGAAGATGGAGGTGGCGCAGCTGCGGAAGGAGGTGAAGCTGCAGAGGCAGCAG GTTTCCAAGTGTTCCGAGGAGATCAAGAAGTACATCGAGGCACGCTGTGGCGAAGACCCGCTGGTGAAGGGCATCCCGGAGGATAAGAATCCCTACAAGGAGAAAGCAGGCTGCACCATCTCCTGA
- the GNGT1 gene encoding guanine nucleotide-binding protein G(T) subunit gamma-T1 isoform X1 → MPVINIEDLTEKDKLKMEVDQLKKEAGKGFEGQPEDSVFRPRSGGDGHGQARPLCAGGPEEVEVSKCCEEVRDYIEERSGEDPLVKGVPEDKNPFKELKGGCVIS, encoded by the exons ATGCCGGTCATCAACATCGAGGACCTGACCGAGAAGGACAAGCTCAAGATGGAGGTGGACCAGCTGAAGAAGGAG GCTGGGAAGGGCTTCGAAGGCCAGCCGGAGGACAGCGTCTTTAGGCCCAGGAGCGGTGGGGATGGACACGGCCAGGCTCGGCCACTGTGTGCAGGCGGACCAGAGGAGGTGGAG GTCTCAAAATGCTGTGAAGAAGTGAGGGACTACATCGAGGAGAGGTCCGGCGAGGACCCCCTTGTGAAGGGAGTCCCGGAGGACAAGAACCCCTTCAAGGAGCTCAAGGGCGGCTGCGTCATTTCCTGA
- the GNGT1 gene encoding guanine nucleotide-binding protein G(T) subunit gamma-T1 isoform X2 — MPVINIEDLTEKDKLKMEVDQLKKEVTLERMVVSKCCEEVRDYIEERSGEDPLVKGVPEDKNPFKELKGGCVIS, encoded by the exons ATGCCGGTCATCAACATCGAGGACCTGACCGAGAAGGACAAGCTCAAGATGGAGGTGGACCAGCTGAAGAAGGAGGTGACCCTGGAAAGGATGGTG GTCTCAAAATGCTGTGAAGAAGTGAGGGACTACATCGAGGAGAGGTCCGGCGAGGACCCCCTTGTGAAGGGAGTCCCGGAGGACAAGAACCCCTTCAAGGAGCTCAAGGGCGGCTGCGTCATTTCCTGA